Proteins from a genomic interval of Bradyrhizobium sp. CCGB01:
- a CDS encoding electron transfer flavoprotein-ubiquinone oxidoreductase, whose protein sequence is MSTEELPPRESMEFDVVIVGAGPSGLAAAIRLKQLNADLNVVVVEKGSEVGAHILSGAVIDPISLDKLIPDWREDADCPLKTQVKDDHFYWMFGDNRIKLPGFAMPPLMSNHHCYIGSLGNVCRWLAPKAEALGVEIYPGFAAAEVLYDDKGAVRGIATGDMGIARDGTHKDSYTRGMELLGKYTLFAEGARGSLSKQLIAKYQLDAKSEPPKFGIGLKEVWQIDPAKHKKGLIQHSFGWPLNNSTGGGSFLYHYDDNRVAVGFVVHLNYDDPYLSPFDEFQRFKTHPSIRDVFEGGKRLAYGARAITEGGYQSVPRLTFPGGALVGCAAGFVNVPRIKGVHNAMGTGMLAAEHLAAALAEGRANDEVVAYENAWRDSAVGKDLFRIRNVKPLWSKFGTFLGVPLGAIDMWTNQLFGISLFGTLSHAKPDRATLDPAKSHAPKNYPKPDGKISFDKLSSVFLSNTNHEEDQPVHLKVADMNLQKTSEHDVFAGPSNRYCPAGVYEWVEEGASPRYQINAQNCVHCKTCDVKDPNGNITWVPPEGGGGPNYEAM, encoded by the coding sequence ATGAGCACCGAAGAACTGCCTCCGCGCGAATCCATGGAATTCGACGTCGTCATCGTCGGCGCCGGCCCCTCGGGCCTCGCCGCGGCGATCCGGCTGAAGCAGCTCAACGCCGATCTCAACGTCGTCGTGGTCGAGAAGGGTTCCGAGGTCGGCGCGCACATTCTCTCCGGTGCGGTGATCGATCCGATCTCGCTCGACAAGTTGATCCCGGACTGGCGCGAGGATGCCGACTGTCCGCTGAAGACCCAGGTCAAGGACGACCACTTCTACTGGATGTTCGGCGACAACCGCATCAAGCTGCCGGGCTTCGCGATGCCGCCGCTGATGAGCAATCATCACTGCTACATCGGTTCGCTCGGCAATGTCTGCCGCTGGCTCGCGCCGAAGGCGGAAGCGCTCGGCGTCGAGATCTATCCGGGTTTTGCCGCAGCCGAAGTGCTCTATGACGACAAGGGCGCGGTGCGGGGCATCGCGACCGGCGACATGGGTATCGCCAGGGATGGCACGCACAAGGACTCCTACACCCGCGGCATGGAGCTGCTCGGCAAGTACACGCTGTTCGCCGAAGGCGCGCGCGGCTCGCTGTCGAAGCAGCTGATCGCGAAGTATCAGCTCGACGCCAAGAGCGAACCGCCGAAGTTCGGCATCGGCCTGAAGGAAGTCTGGCAGATCGATCCGGCCAAGCACAAGAAGGGCCTGATCCAGCACTCGTTCGGCTGGCCGCTCAACAACTCTACCGGCGGCGGCTCGTTTCTCTATCACTACGACGACAACCGCGTCGCGGTCGGCTTCGTCGTGCATCTCAACTACGACGATCCGTATCTGTCGCCGTTCGATGAATTCCAGCGCTTCAAGACCCATCCCTCGATCCGCGACGTGTTCGAAGGCGGCAAGCGTCTCGCCTATGGCGCGCGCGCCATCACCGAAGGCGGCTACCAATCGGTGCCGCGGCTGACCTTCCCGGGCGGCGCGCTGGTCGGCTGCGCGGCCGGCTTCGTCAACGTCCCCCGCATCAAGGGCGTCCACAACGCGATGGGCACCGGCATGCTCGCGGCCGAGCATCTCGCCGCCGCGCTCGCCGAAGGTCGTGCCAATGACGAGGTCGTCGCCTACGAGAACGCCTGGCGCGATTCCGCGGTCGGCAAGGACCTTTTCAGGATCCGCAACGTCAAGCCGCTGTGGTCGAAGTTCGGCACCTTCCTCGGCGTGCCCCTTGGCGCAATCGACATGTGGACCAATCAGCTGTTCGGCATCTCGCTGTTCGGCACGCTGTCGCATGCCAAGCCCGATCGTGCCACGCTCGATCCGGCCAAGAGCCACGCGCCGAAGAACTACCCGAAGCCGGACGGCAAAATCTCCTTCGACAAGCTTTCGTCGGTATTCCTGTCCAACACCAACCATGAGGAGGACCAGCCGGTCCATCTGAAGGTCGCGGACATGAACCTGCAGAAGACCTCGGAGCACGACGTCTTCGCCGGTCCCTCGAACCGCTATTGTCCGGCCGGCGTCTACGAGTGGGTCGAGGAAGGCGCGAGCCCGCGCTACCAGATCAACGCCCAGAATTGCGTCCACTGCAAAACCTGCGACGTGAAGGACCCCAACGGCAATA
- a CDS encoding uracil-DNA glycosylase family protein → MIPEPAPTVRELLAFYLEAGVDCALAEEPIDRLAELDAPPPAPRAAPPVEAPRPVSAPAVMRGEAAPAPDVAIASAREAARTAPTLEALRELMQGFEGCALKHTATRLVFADGNPQARIMFVGEAPGRDEDIEGLPFVGRSGKLLDLMIGAIGLNRTTAYIANVIPWRPPGNRTPTPQETQVCMPFIQRQIELVNPDVLVTLGNPSTQTLLSTREGIMRTRGRWFEYETGQRTIRALPTFHPAYLLRSPSYKRLAWQDLRAIAKVLAG, encoded by the coding sequence ATGATACCCGAACCCGCACCCACCGTCCGAGAGCTTCTCGCCTTCTATCTGGAGGCCGGGGTCGATTGCGCGCTCGCGGAGGAACCGATCGACCGCCTGGCGGAATTGGACGCTCCGCCGCCGGCCCCGCGCGCGGCCCCTCCGGTCGAGGCGCCGCGACCCGTCTCCGCGCCGGCGGTGATGCGCGGCGAGGCCGCACCCGCGCCCGACGTCGCCATCGCCTCCGCACGCGAGGCCGCACGCACCGCGCCGACGCTCGAGGCGCTACGCGAGCTGATGCAGGGCTTCGAAGGCTGCGCGCTGAAGCACACCGCGACACGGCTGGTGTTCGCCGACGGCAATCCGCAGGCGCGCATCATGTTCGTCGGCGAGGCGCCGGGCCGCGACGAGGACATCGAGGGGCTGCCCTTCGTCGGGCGCAGCGGCAAGCTGCTCGATCTGATGATAGGAGCCATCGGCCTCAACCGCACCACCGCCTACATCGCCAACGTGATTCCCTGGCGGCCGCCGGGCAACCGGACGCCGACGCCGCAGGAGACCCAGGTGTGCATGCCATTCATCCAGCGCCAGATCGAGCTGGTGAATCCCGACGTGCTGGTGACGCTCGGCAATCCCTCGACGCAGACGCTGCTGTCGACGCGCGAAGGCATCATGCGCACCCGCGGGCGCTGGTTCGAGTACGAGACCGGCCAGCGCACTATCCGCGCGCTACCGACGTTCCATCCGGCCTATCTGTTGCGCTCGCCGTCGTACAAGCGGCTGGCCTGGCAGGATCTGCGGGCGATCGCGAAGGTGCTGGCGGGATAG